The genome window GGCAATAAGGCGCAGAGCAAAGAGTATCACCGGTATTCCGGTTTTCCGGGCGGCCTGAAAACCACCACGCTGGCCAAGCAAATGCAAAAAGATTCGCGCAAAGTGATTTTGGCGGCGGTGGGCGGCATGCTGCCGAAGAGCCGCTTGGCCAATAAACAATTGACCAAATGCAAGGTTTTCAGAGGCGCGGAGCATGAGCATCTGGCTCAGCAGCCGGTGAAGCTAGAAATATAAGCAAGGAGAACAAGGCATGTCCGAGAGTAAAACGAAAGCCGTGAAAGCAGTTAAAAAAATTGAGCATGAGCCGCTGGCCGCGAAAAAATCCGACGCCAAAAATCCAGCGGAAATTTACGCCAAAGATATTCAGTATCTAGCCTGCGGCAAGCGTAAAAATGCCACGGCGCGCGTGGTGCTGCGGCCGGGCAGCGGCAAATATACAATCAACGGCAAGTATGATTTGGCGGGTTATTTTGGCCGCCGCGCCGGGATCGCGCTGCAGGTCAACCGGCCTTTTCAGGTGGTTGAGCTGGAAAATCAATACGATGTTTTGGCCAATCTGCGCGGCGGCGGGAAATTTGGCCAGGCCGGCGCGCTGGCGCACGCGGTCGCCAAAGCTATTGTGGTCAGCAACGCGGGTTTAAAAAAGAAATTAAAAGACGAAGGCCTGCTCACCCGCGACTCCCGTGTCAAAGAAACTAAAAAATACGGACGCAAGCGCGCGCGTAAGGGCTACACTTACCGCAAGAGATAAAGCCTAAAGCCGCTAGCGGAACTGAAAGCCGCGGACGACCCGCAGGGTCAGATTTTTTTTGCCGGGTTTTAGTTTGCGAAATTCTGCCAGCAGTTTATTCTCCAAAAGAGTCTGCTGCGCTGCCGGCGCGCTCTCCGGCGCATAGTCCTTAAAAAAATAATCCAGCGGCACCGTGTAAAAATCCGCCAATTTGCAAAGCGTTTCCAGCTTGGGCGCGCCGCGCGCGCCTTTTTCCAGATACAGATAATTGGGCAGGGCAATGTCCAGCAAGCCGGTCAGCACTTCGATGGTCAGCCCTTTTTTTAGACGCAGGTTTTTAAGCCGCTGGCCGATGTGGATTTTGAGCTGGGCGATGTCATGCATGTTTTTACCATCCTTTTTTAACATTTTAGAAATCAAACTTGCCGGAATACTTACTTGTAAGATAGCTTGCTTATAAGTAATGTATGTGTTAAAATAAAGCAGCAAATCTAAAGGGGGGTATTTTTATGACTATAGCCACAGGCCAAAAAATGTACGCGGACGACA of Candidatus Margulisiibacteriota bacterium contains these proteins:
- the rplM gene encoding 50S ribosomal protein L13 produces the protein MLQFKKTFNLKKETVDRKWYLVDAEGRTLGRLAAAVAKILRGKNKPTFTPNVDGGDFVVIVNSDKVVVTGNKAQSKEYHRYSGFPGGLKTTTLAKQMQKDSRKVILAAVGGMLPKSRLANKQLTKCKVFRGAEHEHLAQQPVKLEI
- the rpsI gene encoding 30S ribosomal protein S9 — its product is MSESKTKAVKAVKKIEHEPLAAKKSDAKNPAEIYAKDIQYLACGKRKNATARVVLRPGSGKYTINGKYDLAGYFGRRAGIALQVNRPFQVVELENQYDVLANLRGGGKFGQAGALAHAVAKAIVVSNAGLKKKLKDEGLLTRDSRVKETKKYGRKRARKGYTYRKR
- a CDS encoding helix-turn-helix domain-containing protein, with the translated sequence MLKKDGKNMHDIAQLKIHIGQRLKNLRLKKGLTIEVLTGLLDIALPNYLYLEKGARGAPKLETLCKLADFYTVPLDYFFKDYAPESAPAAQQTLLENKLLAEFRKLKPGKKNLTLRVVRGFQFR